In the genome of Podarcis raffonei isolate rPodRaf1 chromosome 17, rPodRaf1.pri, whole genome shotgun sequence, one region contains:
- the LOC128405344 gene encoding interferon beta-like has protein sequence MGSTIPLQCIGHVANFSNNEGIHRHEIQGEDAKAATQEILQQTLHIFRQNHSEMDWGETSIAGFQAGLHQDIENLGRCLGAEKGNSIRQRVKSYFRRINDYLKDDGYSLCAWEIVQMEVRQCFLLIDQLLKRTGNAA, from the exons ATGGGGTCCACAATTCCCCTACAATGCATCGGCCATGTGGCCAATTTCTCCAACAACGAAGGAATCCACAGGCACGAAATCCAGGGGGAGGATGCCAAAGCAGCCACACAAGAAATCCTCCAGCAGACCCTCCACATCTTCAGGCAAAACCACAGCGAAATGGACTGGGGTGAGACTTCCATAGCTGGTTTCCAGGCTGGTCTGCACCAGGACATTGAGAACCTGGGACGGTGCTtgggtgcagagaagggcaacagcATCCGCCAGCGGGTGAAAAGCTACTTCAGAAGAATTAACGACTACCTGAAAGATGATGGGTACAGCCTGTGTGCCTGGGAGATTGTCCAGATGGAAGTCCGGCAATGTTTTCTGCTCATCGACCAACTCCTCAAAAGGACGGGAAATGCAG CTTAA